From Gottschalkiaceae bacterium SANA:
ATTTACCCAACTGCTATCCATCATGACAATGCTTGGATTTTCATCCATGAATTCATATAATTCCGATGTACCTAAAGCAAAAGCCGCGACAATCTTGCCACGATTGATTTGTTTCTTCTTGCCTGTTATGACCCCAGCTTTAGCTAGTTTCATAATGCCGCTTGTGAGCATTTCCGTATGCACACCCAAGTCTTTTTTTGTACCCAAGGCATCAGCGACCGCATTGGGTATTCCACCAATTCCCAATTGGATACATGCACCATCTGGCACGAGTCCTGCAATAAACGCACCTACCTTTTTATCTTTTTCATTGGGCTGTGTTTCAGGAATATAGGGTGGCAGGTAATCCGCTTCGATTAAATAATCAATGTCATCAACAGAAACTTCCGCATCACCAAAGGTCTTTGGGAAATTGGGGTTAATTTCCATAATTACGAGATCAGCCGCTTCCATCATTCGCTTTTCATATGCAGTGGATAAGGAAAGAGAAACAAAGCCATGTTTATCTGGCAATGTTGAAACACCGACAAAGATATTAGGTTTACGCTGAAAAAGCCAGCGATCAGCTGAAAGGCGAAGGTGATTTGGTACATAAGTAGCCATGCCACTGTTGTTTGCTTTTCTTAATTCTGAAGAATAAAACAGCCCCTCAACCTGAAATGCATTTCGATATTTTTCTTCATAATAATTTGCCGGGTGAGTGGGTAAACAGTTAATAATATTTACATTCTCTACGCGTTCTGCAATTGAATGAAGTTCCTGCATAAATCGACATGCTTCTCCGGCTCCCAAACCAGTTACAACGTCATCTCCACTCTTCACCATGCTAAGCGCCTGTTCAACAGTAATCATTTTTTCTTGAACTTTCATCTTGTCCACCCTCTTTTTTATTTGAAGCACCTATCTCTTATTGATCCTAGACATTGTAAGCGCTTCTCAACTCTTCCAAACAATCTAGAAAAGATGATACGCATTCTTTATTTTCAGTCTATCCTAACGTTTTCCTAGGGAGTAGTGAGCAAATTTTGCATGTGGGTTAACAAAAAAACTGATAGGCAGATTGACAGTGATTGGATGGAATGAGATAATTTACAAAAGGAATCATTGTTTTCTAATTGATTTCAATCAAAAGCCACCCTTATGGATTTTTATTCAAAAGGATGGCTGGAAAAAGAGGACTTCTATGAAATTTAGAGACTTAAAATACATTATCGAAATCGCAAAAATCGGATCTATTTCCGGTGCTGCCAAAAAACTATTTGTTGGTCAAACTTCACTCTCCGCGATCCTAAGAACAGTAGAAAAGGAAATTAAT
This genomic window contains:
- a CDS encoding acetyl-CoA hydrolase/transferase family protein translates to MKVQEKMITVEQALSMVKSGDDVVTGLGAGEACRFMQELHSIAERVENVNIINCLPTHPANYYEEKYRNAFQVEGLFYSSELRKANNSGMATYVPNHLRLSADRWLFQRKPNIFVGVSTLPDKHGFVSLSLSTAYEKRMMEAADLVIMEINPNFPKTFGDAEVSVDDIDYLIEADYLPPYIPETQPNEKDKKVGAFIAGLVPDGACIQLGIGGIPNAVADALGTKKDLGVHTEMLTSGIMKLAKAGVITGKKKQINRGKIVAAFALGTSELYEFMDENPSIVMMDSSWVNDPYVISRNENQYSINTTLQVDLTGQCASESLGSRQFSGTGGQADTAIGAQMSRNGRSILALHSTAAIKTADGSFKVVSKIMPQLTPGAAVSLSRNDVDIIVTEYGIAELRGVSIKERVKRLIKIAHPDFRDELYKKAHEFGIIH